One window of the Manihot esculenta cultivar AM560-2 chromosome 14, M.esculenta_v8, whole genome shotgun sequence genome contains the following:
- the LOC110600330 gene encoding patellin-4, translated as MEENTPQIPQEKEPSKTVTMETQNAKVDDDKSDSKEEDDQKPKEIAVVEEKKLADEEKNEASSSGLQKSSSFMEESNLLSDLKDHEKKALSELRSKIEEAILKNELLQEKKQQEKEASSRRDREDADQKEKSTGTDKKEDDSEKKEQPKQVEGEGEGGTTSNQEKEEETPATNTGEKEIAAKESKEDTSDKQAEKEEKTREKEGEEAKENAKQESFADQTVDKDISLWGVPLLPSKGDNRTDTVLLMLLRAREFKTSDAFEMLRSILKWRKENKIDSILEEDIEADLGSMAYMEGNDRNGHPVCFNIFAVFGNDELHGKTFEEKREKFMWGRIQLMEKGIRKLDFKPGGASAILQINDLKNTPLPTKKELRNATKKAVELLQDNYPEFVAKNIFINVPFWYYAYSALFSPTLSPRSKSKFVYARSAKVTDTLLKYIAASQIPVQYGGLKRETDSEFSVDDDAQEAIVKAGSQETIEIPAPETEQTLIWDLTVSGWEVNYKEEFVPTDEGSYTIIVQKGRRITWQDGTIRNSFTNKEPGKLVITIENGAFKKKRILYRYKTRTLSSS; from the exons ATGGAAGAAAACACTCCCCAAATTCCACAAGAAAAAGAACCATCCAAGACTGTCACTATGGAAACACAGAATGCCAAAGTTGATGACGACAAGAGTGATTCCAAGGAAGAAGATGACCAAAAACCAAAGGAGATTGCAGTGGTTGAGGAGAAAAAGTTGGCAGATGAAGAAAAGAATGAAGCATCATCAAGTGGACTTCAAAAGAGTTCTTCATTCATGGAAGAGAGCAACCTCCTCTCTGATTTAAAAGATCATGAAAAGAAGGCATTGTCTGAGCTGAGATCCAAGATTGAAGAAGCGATCCTTAAGAATGAACTTCTTCAAGAGAAGAAACAGCAAGAAAAGGAAGCATCATCAAGAAGAGATAGAGAAGATGCAGATCAGAAAGAAAAATCAACTGGAACAGATAAGAAAGAAGATGATTCTGAAAAAAAGGAACAACCGAAGCAGGTAGAAGGGGAAGGAGAAGGGGGGACTACATCAaatcaagaaaaagaagaagaaactcCTGCAACGAACACAGGAGAAAAAGAAATAGCTgcaaaagaaagcaaagaaGATACATCTGATAAGCAAGCTGAAAAGGAGGAGAAGactcgtgaaaaagaaggagaagaagcaaaagaaaaCGCCAAGCAAGAATCTTTCGCAGATCAAACTGTAGACAAAGATATTTCACTTTGGGGAGTCCCATTATTGCCCAGCAAAGGAGATAATAGAACCGATACAGTACTACTAATGTTGTTAAGGGCTAGAGAGTTCAAGACCTCTGATGCTTTTGAGATGTTGAGGAGCATCCTCAAATGGAGAAAAGAAAACAAGATCGATTCTATATTGGAAGAAGATATTGAGGCTGATCTCGGCTCCATGGCTTACATGGAAGGCAATGATCGAAATGGACACCCAGTATGTTTCAATATTTTTGCGGTGTTTGGCAATGATGAGCTACATGGGAAAACATTTGAAGAGAAACGCGAGAAATTTATGTGGGGAAGGATTCAACTGATGGAGAAGGGTATTCGAAAGCTGGATTTTAAGCCTGGTGGTGCGTCTGCAATTCTCCAAATTAATGATCTCAAGAATACTCCTTTACCCACCAAGAAAGAGCTCCGGAACGCAACAAAGAAAGCAGTTGAACTTCTTCAGGACAATTATCCAGAATTCGTTGCAAAAAAT ATCTTTATCAATGTTCCGTTCTGGTATTACGCATATAGTGCTCTCTTCTCCCCTACTTTATCTCCAAGAAGCAAGAGTAAATTCGTTTATGCTCGCTCAGCCAAGGTCACAGACACTCTGCTCAA GTACATTGCTGCGTCCCAAATTCCAGTCCAATACGGTGGGCTTAAACGAGAGACTGATTCTGAATTCTCAGTTGACGATGATGCACAAGAGGCTATTGTCAAGGCAGGATCACAAGAAACTATCGAGATCCCTGCACCAGAG ACAGAACAGACTTTAATCTGGGACCTCACAGTGTCTGGTTGGGAAGTGAACTACAAGGAGGAATTCGTCCCTACCGATGAGGGTTCCTATACCATAATTGTTCAGAAAGGAAGGAGGATAACTTGGCAGGATGGAACAATTCGCAATTCTTTCACGAATAAAGAACCTGGAAAGCTTGTAATTACAATTGAAAATGGAGCATTCAAGAAGAAGCGGATTCTGTATCGATACAAGACCAGGACTTTGTCATCCTCTTGA